The following are encoded in a window of Brevibacillus sp. DP1.3A genomic DNA:
- a CDS encoding TadE/TadG family type IV pilus assembly protein: protein MITHMGRVIRTRVKDERGSQMIEFILVFPLVWILIVFSFDQFSMMYNKQKALAAAYEAGRIAAVQPNFGLAKFHAKQRGTSELAQGIGVLHKDVQLELDGNGWRKGSHVKAEATVSFRLLATGELYEITESYHMMVENAEEKQ from the coding sequence ATGATCACACACATGGGACGAGTGATACGTACGAGGGTGAAAGATGAGCGAGGCAGCCAAATGATTGAGTTTATTTTGGTGTTTCCTTTAGTTTGGATCTTGATCGTATTCTCCTTTGACCAATTCAGCATGATGTACAACAAGCAAAAGGCATTGGCGGCTGCTTATGAGGCAGGAAGAATTGCTGCAGTGCAGCCCAATTTCGGTTTGGCCAAATTCCATGCGAAACAGCGAGGTACATCGGAATTAGCACAAGGTATCGGAGTCCTTCATAAAGATGTGCAGTTGGAGCTTGATGGGAACGGCTGGAGAAAAGGTAGTCATGTAAAAGCTGAAGCAACAGTTTCATTTCGGCTTCTCGCTACGGGGGAATTATACGAGATAACCGAAAGCTATCACATGATGGTTGAAAATGCGGAGGAGAAGCAATGA
- a CDS encoding SAF domain-containing protein: MKKQTLLVICLISFLLAGSSFYAATQYIDAMAAEKLFAPVVKVAGGKEIAAFEPITQDDVILVQEEVDEILPGSARDLDTVLGKRSTQTIYEGEQLLVEKLTDSQLLPEKREARYEFPLLSIHPLTELRKGDHVKIWVKYKNLSELQDYPAPLHFRKTNDTADLLFESQLASVRDNNGIEIYTLKPSLLPSPDQMDSIFHGSREKPLQNGEKRYRDYRVQPTALPAFIGFNLTDEEYVIVSEAMSYGMLQVGHIMGSKEQAS, from the coding sequence ATGAAGAAGCAAACATTGCTTGTCATTTGCTTAATTTCGTTTCTGCTAGCAGGGTCGTCCTTTTATGCGGCGACTCAATATATTGACGCGATGGCTGCAGAAAAGCTGTTTGCCCCAGTTGTAAAGGTAGCTGGAGGGAAAGAAATAGCAGCCTTTGAGCCGATTACACAAGATGATGTGATACTTGTACAGGAAGAAGTGGATGAAATTCTTCCAGGTTCAGCGCGTGATTTGGATACCGTTTTGGGGAAAAGGAGCACGCAGACTATATACGAAGGCGAGCAATTATTAGTGGAAAAGCTGACAGATTCGCAGCTTTTACCGGAAAAAAGGGAGGCGCGCTACGAGTTCCCTCTACTATCCATCCATCCTTTAACGGAATTACGCAAAGGTGATCATGTGAAAATTTGGGTCAAATACAAGAATCTCTCGGAGCTGCAAGACTATCCTGCACCACTGCATTTTAGAAAAACCAATGATACGGCAGATTTGTTATTTGAAAGTCAGCTTGCAAGCGTGAGGGACAATAATGGTATTGAGATCTATACATTAAAGCCGAGCTTGTTGCCATCTCCTGATCAGATGGATTCCATCTTTCATGGATCACGAGAAAAGCCGTTGCAGAATGGCGAAAAACGATATCGTGACTACCGGGTTCAGCCAACAGCACTACCTGCTTTTATCGGCTTTAATTTGACAGACGAGGAGTATGTGATCGTAAGTGAGGCAATGTCATATGGGATGCTTCAGGTAGGTCATATCATGGGTTCAAAGGAGCAAGCATCATGA